A region of Paenimyroides aestuarii DNA encodes the following proteins:
- a CDS encoding AAA family ATPase — MENQEMNPSNETNEIQFNSRIPLNDLKEQINAIKTELHKVIVGQHELIDLLLVALISNGHVLIEGVPGLAKTLTAKLLAKTVQTNFSRIQFTPDLMPSDILGTSVFNNQTNHFEFKKGPVFSNFILIDEINRSPAKTQAALFEVMEERQITIDGSTYQMQEPFLVLATQNPIEQEGTYALPEAQLDRFLMKITIDYPTLEQEIELLQLEQTNEKVDKTSLLKPVVNAQQLIDFQKLAQKVMIEPHLIQFIAQIVNNTRSHSFLYLGASPRASIAILNASKSFALINGRDFVTPDDIKYVAYYVLNHRLILAPEREMEGITIKDVVKQIVDTVEIPR; from the coding sequence ATGGAAAATCAAGAAATGAACCCAAGTAACGAAACCAACGAAATACAATTCAACAGCCGTATTCCTTTAAACGATTTAAAAGAACAAATAAACGCAATAAAAACCGAGCTGCATAAGGTGATTGTGGGCCAGCATGAGTTAATTGATTTACTTTTAGTGGCACTTATTTCAAACGGACATGTGCTCATTGAAGGTGTTCCCGGCTTGGCAAAAACCTTAACAGCCAAATTGCTTGCCAAAACCGTACAAACCAATTTTTCGCGCATACAATTTACGCCCGATTTAATGCCTTCGGATATTTTAGGAACATCGGTTTTTAACAATCAAACCAATCATTTTGAATTTAAAAAAGGACCTGTTTTTTCAAACTTTATTTTGATTGATGAGATAAATCGTTCGCCTGCCAAAACGCAAGCTGCTTTGTTTGAAGTGATGGAAGAACGTCAAATTACCATTGATGGATCTACCTATCAAATGCAAGAACCTTTTTTGGTGTTGGCTACTCAAAACCCCATTGAGCAAGAAGGAACGTATGCCCTACCGGAAGCACAATTGGATCGTTTTTTAATGAAAATCACAATAGATTACCCTACCTTGGAACAAGAAATTGAACTATTGCAATTGGAACAAACCAACGAAAAAGTTGATAAAACAAGCTTGTTAAAACCTGTGGTGAACGCCCAACAATTGATCGATTTTCAAAAATTGGCTCAAAAAGTAATGATTGAACCTCATTTGATTCAGTTTATTGCTCAAATTGTAAACAACACCCGCAGCCACAGCTTTTTGTATTTAGGCGCTTCGCCAAGGGCTTCTATTGCAATTTTAAACGCCAGTAAATCGTTTGCTTTGATAAACGGTCGCGATTTTGTAACGCCAGACGATATTAAATATGTAGCTTATTACGTGTTGAATCACCGTTTAATTTTAGCTCCAGAACGCGAAATGGAAGGAATTACGATTAAAGATGTGGTGAAACAAATTGTTGACACGGTTGAAATTCCCCGATAA
- a CDS encoding stage II sporulation protein M, translating into MREIAFIKQNKEKWLNIEQQLTIKNKISADNWSNMYVQLSNDLAFAQTYFPKSDLTVYLNNLASTVHQKVYTNYRYEKGVLNAFFFYDVPLIAYKYRKVMYFALILFLVFVTIGAVSAAVDERYVRLILGDAYVNQTLENISKGDAMAVYKSSSNWGSAFGITINNLYVGVRCYIYGIFLGLGTFYIMVQNAVMLGSFQYFFYEKGVFSESIRGIWLHGSMEIMAIVIEVAAGFMLGASLLFPGTYTRMQSLKIGFKNSFKLFISTMPFTIFAGLIEGYITRYAKEMPNVLNYLIIGSTLALITFYYFIYPVLIHKKTLKNL; encoded by the coding sequence ATGAGAGAAATTGCTTTTATAAAACAAAATAAAGAAAAATGGTTAAATATTGAGCAACAATTAACCATAAAAAATAAAATTTCTGCTGATAATTGGTCTAATATGTATGTGCAACTGAGCAATGATTTGGCTTTTGCCCAAACTTATTTTCCAAAAAGCGATTTAACGGTCTATTTGAATAACCTTGCAAGCACTGTGCATCAAAAGGTTTATACCAATTACCGATACGAAAAAGGTGTTTTAAATGCGTTTTTTTTCTACGATGTACCATTAATCGCTTATAAATACAGAAAAGTAATGTATTTTGCATTGATTCTTTTTTTGGTTTTTGTAACCATCGGAGCGGTTTCAGCAGCAGTTGATGAGCGATATGTTCGCTTAATTTTGGGTGATGCTTATGTGAACCAAACTTTAGAAAACATTTCTAAAGGCGATGCAATGGCTGTTTATAAAAGTTCTAGCAATTGGGGAAGTGCTTTTGGTATTACTATTAACAATTTGTATGTGGGTGTGCGCTGTTATATTTACGGTATTTTTCTTGGGTTAGGTACATTTTATATCATGGTTCAAAATGCCGTTATGCTAGGCAGCTTCCAATACTTTTTTTATGAAAAAGGAGTGTTTAGCGAAAGTATTCGTGGCATTTGGCTTCATGGTTCCATGGAAATCATGGCTATTGTTATTGAAGTTGCTGCGGGTTTCATGTTGGGTGCCAGTTTGCTTTTTCCCGGAACTTATACGCGTATGCAATCACTAAAAATTGGGTTTAAAAACAGCTTTAAATTGTTTATAAGTACCATGCCTTTTACTATTTTTGCAGGATTAATAGAAGGTTACATCACCCGATACGCCAAAGAAATGCCCAATGTTTTAAACTATTTAATCATTGGTAGCACGTTGGCTTTAATTACTTTTTATTATTTTATTTATCCGGTTTTAATTCACAAAAAAACACTTAAAAACCTATAA
- a CDS encoding trimeric intracellular cation channel family protein, with protein sequence MIFTILDILGLIAFAISGTLAGIEKKLDFFGVFVIAMVTSIGGGTLRDLLIGNTPVFWLLNLQTFYIVTATTILSVVFRHRLSFLRTSLFLFDTIGIGIFTIIGIEQGLMIELSPIVCILLGTVTACFGGVARDILCNEIPVIFRKEIYATACLTGGFMFFALDFLKVNNDIIYVATAGTIILIRIFAVRNKWSFPQIEIK encoded by the coding sequence ATGATTTTTACCATATTAGATATTTTAGGATTAATTGCATTTGCCATTTCAGGAACATTGGCAGGAATCGAAAAAAAGTTAGATTTTTTTGGTGTTTTTGTGATTGCAATGGTCACATCAATCGGCGGTGGAACCTTGAGAGATCTGCTTATTGGCAATACGCCCGTTTTTTGGCTTTTAAATTTACAAACGTTTTATATAGTAACCGCAACAACAATACTTTCGGTGGTGTTTCGTCATCGGTTGAGTTTTTTAAGAACATCGTTGTTTTTGTTTGATACCATTGGTATTGGTATTTTTACAATTATAGGCATTGAACAAGGTTTGATGATTGAATTAAGCCCAATTGTTTGTATTTTATTAGGAACTGTAACAGCCTGCTTTGGCGGCGTCGCGCGTGATATTTTGTGTAATGAAATCCCCGTTATTTTTAGAAAAGAAATTTATGCCACGGCTTGTCTTACAGGTGGTTTTATGTTTTTTGCTTTAGATTTCCTTAAAGTAAATAACGATATAATTTATGTGGCAACCGCAGGAACCATCATTTTAATCCGCATTTTTGCCGTTCGCAATAAATGGTCGTTTCCACAGATTGAGATTAAGTGA
- a CDS encoding S41 family peptidase, with translation MKKISCALLGLLFVACASHDKQNSHYYSKLTPHQLKKDVKYVQKQLTNMHPDLYWYISKEALNSKFDSLKNTLKEPLTPNEFFLKISPIVASVRQGHMSMSMVQLTSADSVKKKYKNSLNPIDNFEYEYLNNKLFVKRNKLKNDTLIQKGTQVLSINGITPNYLFEKYGKTFTSDGYNKTAVPKFFARRVNSFYQNELGFVDSINMEVVCADSAFHHTIKRIFKEKKAKKKEVDQTKKDTLTNQSIAKNDTLQKRTKEEEKARKLALKEASKKTFYKHRWFGYDSETKTYSKQISYPVAQDSTIAVLTIKDFIKGKTKVYDTIFAELNKHNVQDLIIDLRGNPGGRLNEIHQLAQYLNDTTFVFTQPATITKRTTFFNIFKGKSVTSKILGAPFFSVFSTIRGIKAQRTAEGELRLKLKSSKITQPKPLNYKNNLYVITDGMTFSAAAIISSHLKGRERAFFVGDETGGTFNGTVAGIMPAVKLPHSKLKLRVGLMTIKPNEQSQTEGYGVMPDVYIKPTEEDFMNDKDTALEYLLNKIETNKKGS, from the coding sequence ATGAAAAAAATTTCATGTGCATTATTGGGCTTATTATTTGTGGCATGTGCAAGTCATGACAAACAAAACAGTCACTATTATTCAAAATTAACCCCTCATCAATTAAAAAAAGATGTAAAGTATGTGCAAAAACAACTCACAAATATGCATCCCGATTTGTATTGGTATATCTCAAAGGAAGCATTAAACAGTAAGTTCGACAGCTTAAAAAACACACTGAAGGAGCCCTTAACTCCTAATGAATTTTTCTTAAAAATCAGTCCAATTGTCGCTTCGGTTCGCCAAGGGCACATGAGTATGTCTATGGTACAACTCACATCGGCAGATTCTGTAAAGAAAAAATACAAAAACTCATTAAACCCAATTGATAACTTTGAATATGAATATTTAAACAACAAATTATTTGTAAAACGCAATAAATTAAAAAACGATACACTTATTCAGAAAGGAACTCAAGTGCTATCTATAAACGGGATTACTCCTAATTATTTGTTTGAAAAATACGGTAAAACGTTCACATCCGATGGATACAACAAAACCGCTGTACCAAAATTTTTTGCACGCAGAGTTAATTCGTTTTACCAGAACGAATTAGGATTTGTAGATAGTATCAACATGGAAGTGGTTTGTGCCGATTCTGCTTTCCACCACACAATTAAAAGAATATTTAAAGAAAAAAAGGCAAAGAAAAAAGAGGTTGATCAAACCAAAAAAGACACATTAACGAACCAATCTATTGCTAAGAATGACACCCTTCAAAAACGCACAAAAGAAGAGGAAAAGGCTCGAAAATTAGCTTTAAAGGAAGCAAGCAAAAAAACGTTTTACAAACACAGATGGTTTGGTTATGACAGTGAAACCAAAACCTATTCTAAACAAATATCGTATCCCGTTGCACAAGACAGCACCATTGCTGTACTCACAATTAAAGATTTTATTAAGGGAAAAACAAAAGTTTACGATACTATTTTTGCAGAACTGAACAAGCACAATGTTCAAGATTTAATTATAGATTTGCGTGGAAACCCTGGTGGCAGGTTAAATGAAATTCACCAATTGGCACAATATTTAAACGATACTACATTTGTTTTTACACAACCGGCAACCATCACCAAGCGAACAACTTTTTTTAATATTTTTAAAGGAAAAAGTGTAACATCAAAAATTTTAGGCGCACCTTTTTTCAGCGTTTTTTCAACAATCAGAGGAATAAAAGCGCAAAGAACTGCTGAAGGAGAGTTGCGATTAAAGCTAAAATCGTCTAAAATCACACAGCCCAAACCATTAAACTATAAGAATAATTTATATGTGATAACAGATGGTATGACCTTTTCAGCAGCAGCAATTATTTCATCGCATTTAAAAGGCAGAGAACGAGCATTTTTTGTGGGCGATGAAACAGGCGGTACTTTTAACGGAACAGTTGCTGGTATCATGCCCGCTGTGAAACTACCTCATTCCAAATTAAAACTGCGTGTAGGTTTAATGACGATAAAACCAAACGAACAAAGTCAAACAGAAGGTTACGGAGTGATGCCTGATGTGTATATAAAACCAACTGAAGAGGATTTTATGAATGATAAAGATACCGCATTAGAATATCTTTTAAATAAAATTGAAACCAACAAAAAAGGCTCATAA
- a CDS encoding DUF58 domain-containing protein, whose amino-acid sequence MKSIFLNTRFYLVLLAVITAFSVGYFLPFFFYFAFVLLVVLTITLAIELFLLFHIKNGITAERIVTERLSNGDTNDIQLQVKNKYPFAVSLQIIDEVPFQFQNRDFLITTKISKHSSKQLNYQLVPKERGLYEFGAINVFASYGTKLLSKRFKEAVNQNIAVYPSFLNLRKYELLASKTALLPNGIKRTRKIGQSSEFEQIKDYVMGDDLRHINWKASAKKQHLMVNHYQEEKAQNVYLLIDKGRTMKMPFDGMSLLDYSINAALMLANISVKRQDKAGLWTFEKKTDVFLKADNKMLQVRKIVDALYHISTDFKESNYQYVLTDSLKKIQKRSLLILFTNFETLDAVKRQLPYLRALAKKHVLLTIIFENTLLHSVSAKKAHTTKDIYIQTIASKFVHEKQLIIQELQMHGIKTIYTKPKDLSVNLLNKYLEIKQQEII is encoded by the coding sequence ATGAAATCTATATTTCTAAATACACGTTTTTATTTGGTATTACTTGCAGTAATTACCGCTTTTTCCGTGGGATACTTTCTGCCCTTTTTCTTCTATTTTGCCTTTGTTTTATTAGTTGTTTTAACAATCACTTTAGCCATAGAATTGTTTTTATTGTTTCATATAAAAAACGGAATCACAGCAGAACGGATAGTTACCGAGCGATTGTCTAATGGCGATACCAATGATATTCAATTGCAGGTTAAAAACAAGTATCCCTTTGCTGTTTCTCTGCAAATTATAGACGAAGTGCCGTTTCAGTTTCAAAATAGAGATTTTCTTATAACTACAAAGATTTCCAAACATTCCTCCAAACAATTAAACTATCAATTAGTTCCGAAAGAACGCGGTTTATATGAGTTTGGAGCTATTAATGTTTTTGCATCTTACGGAACTAAACTGCTAAGTAAACGCTTTAAAGAAGCTGTAAATCAAAACATTGCGGTTTATCCTAGTTTTTTAAATCTTAGAAAATATGAGCTGTTGGCATCAAAAACAGCTTTGTTGCCCAACGGTATCAAACGCACCCGAAAAATAGGTCAATCGTCTGAATTTGAACAGATAAAAGACTATGTTATGGGCGATGACTTGCGGCATATTAATTGGAAAGCTTCAGCAAAAAAACAACATTTAATGGTGAATCATTATCAAGAAGAAAAAGCACAAAATGTGTATCTTTTGATTGATAAAGGCAGAACCATGAAAATGCCTTTCGATGGCATGTCGCTGTTAGATTATTCCATAAATGCCGCTTTAATGCTAGCAAATATCTCTGTGAAACGACAAGACAAAGCAGGTTTATGGACTTTTGAAAAGAAAACCGATGTGTTTTTGAAAGCCGACAATAAAATGTTACAAGTGCGTAAAATTGTTGATGCATTGTATCATATTTCCACCGATTTTAAAGAGTCGAACTATCAATATGTGTTAACAGATAGTTTAAAGAAAATTCAAAAACGCAGTTTGCTGATTCTTTTCACCAACTTTGAAACCTTAGACGCTGTAAAAAGACAATTGCCCTATTTACGTGCCTTGGCAAAGAAACACGTGTTGCTAACCATTATTTTTGAAAATACCTTGTTGCACTCAGTAAGCGCTAAAAAAGCACACACCACGAAAGATATTTACATACAAACCATTGCCTCAAAGTTTGTGCACGAAAAGCAACTCATTATTCAAGAATTACAAATGCACGGCATAAAAACCATTTACACCAAACCAAAGGATTTGTCGGTAAACTTGTTAAACAAATATCTAGAAATTAAACAGCAAGAAATTATTTAA
- a CDS encoding 1,4-dihydroxy-2-naphthoyl-CoA synthase, whose amino-acid sequence MEKINWQTAIEFEDITYKKCDGVARIAFNRPEVRNAFRPKTTAELLKAFHDAHEDTSIGVILLSSEGPSPKDGVYSFCSGGDQKARGYQGYVGEDGYHRLNILEVQRLIRFTPKAVIAVVNGWAVGGGHSLHVVCDLTLASKEHAIFKQTDADVTSFDGGYGSAYLAKMVGQKKAREIFFLGRNYSAQDAYDMGMVNAVVPHDELEQTAYQWAQEILEKSPISIKMLKFAMNLTDDGMVGQQVFAGEATRLAYMSDEAIEGRNAFLEKRKPNFEKKYIP is encoded by the coding sequence ATGGAGAAAATTAATTGGCAAACAGCCATAGAATTTGAAGATATAACTTATAAAAAATGTGACGGCGTTGCCCGAATTGCTTTCAACAGACCAGAAGTTCGCAATGCTTTTCGCCCAAAAACCACCGCTGAATTGTTAAAAGCATTTCATGATGCACATGAAGACACTTCAATTGGAGTTATTTTGCTTTCGTCTGAAGGTCCCTCTCCTAAAGATGGTGTATATTCTTTCTGCAGCGGAGGCGATCAAAAAGCGCGTGGCTATCAAGGTTATGTTGGGGAAGACGGTTATCACCGCCTGAATATTTTAGAAGTGCAGCGCTTAATTCGTTTTACACCAAAAGCGGTTATTGCCGTTGTAAATGGTTGGGCTGTGGGTGGCGGTCATTCATTACACGTTGTTTGCGACTTAACATTGGCTAGTAAAGAACACGCTATCTTTAAACAAACCGATGCAGATGTTACAAGTTTTGACGGTGGATATGGTTCGGCATATTTAGCCAAAATGGTTGGTCAGAAGAAAGCACGTGAAATTTTCTTTTTAGGAAGAAACTACTCTGCCCAAGATGCGTATGATATGGGAATGGTGAATGCTGTGGTTCCGCACGACGAATTAGAGCAAACTGCGTATCAATGGGCACAAGAAATTTTAGAAAAATCGCCAATTTCTATTAAAATGCTCAAATTTGCTATGAATTTAACCGATGATGGAATGGTTGGTCAACAAGTTTTTGCGGGTGAAGCAACGCGCTTGGCGTATATGAGCGATGAAGCTATCGAAGGCCGAAATGCTTTTTTAGAGAAGCGAAAGCCTAATTTTGAGAAGAAATATATTCCTTAA
- a CDS encoding RDD family protein, whose translation MTEITINTAQNVAINFKPASLGERIVAFAIDMVIKIAYVSAIYYFIIDLLNLNRFLNSLDAWESGVVYFVLFIPFIFYTLFFESWTNGQTPGKMMMKIRVVKLEGYQARFSDYFSRWVCRLVDILIFMGLPAILVIIFSKKSQRIGDMVTDTTVISLKSNVQLNHRFLDDLSNEYVVTFPTVLRLSDHDMNIIKKAYNTAIIQNDYEMITKLIAKIEEVTTIKNQNFNQHQFIQTIINDFNHLTSK comes from the coding sequence ATGACCGAAATAACGATCAACACAGCACAAAATGTTGCTATAAATTTTAAACCGGCTTCGCTAGGCGAGCGAATTGTAGCTTTTGCAATAGATATGGTTATTAAAATAGCTTATGTATCAGCTATTTACTATTTTATAATTGATTTGTTAAACTTAAACAGATTTTTGAATTCATTGGATGCTTGGGAATCTGGAGTGGTTTATTTTGTGCTGTTTATACCTTTTATTTTTTATACCTTGTTTTTTGAAAGTTGGACCAACGGACAAACACCAGGAAAAATGATGATGAAAATTAGAGTTGTAAAATTAGAAGGATACCAAGCGCGTTTTTCAGATTATTTCAGCAGATGGGTTTGCCGTTTAGTGGATATACTTATTTTTATGGGTTTACCCGCTATTTTAGTAATAATTTTTAGCAAAAAAAGCCAGCGAATAGGCGATATGGTAACCGATACCACTGTGATTAGTTTAAAATCGAATGTACAATTAAACCATAGGTTTTTAGACGATTTATCCAATGAATATGTGGTGACCTTTCCCACTGTTTTACGATTGTCGGATCATGATATGAACATTATTAAAAAAGCATATAACACAGCAATTATTCAAAACGATTATGAAATGATCACCAAATTGATTGCTAAAATTGAAGAAGTGACCACAATAAAAAATCAGAATTTTAATCAACACCAATTCATTCAAACCATTATCAACGATTTTAATCATTTAACCAGCAAATAA
- a CDS encoding DUF4350 domain-containing protein, whose translation MKSEYIKYVMYFLLAVLLVIFVQMYFPNPINWNRNFNTNSKDPYGLYVFNEELPQLLPNQNLTKTALTPYEFLLESEQISAAQTTFLMVEGNQFIDHSSVEKLLEQVKNGADLIIAAESFYQGRKAFLDTLNIHSHEIKTNNLHFVSSQTPNKDTLVLKDTYSTIFTVIDAEKHQVIAKMNNNPVFLSSKFGKGTIYICSTPILLTNYYLLNEDENTASFAENFTSFLKKKNVIWFDQNHQSNELANNESIFKVILKNKSWRFGWYTLVCGLILFLIFYGKRKQRIVPIIEPVKNTTVEYIETVGNLYFQENDHTQLLQKKIQHALYFIRTEWNISTQTINQEFKEKLKQKSMAADSDINQFVTFIQQFNLSYKYTQNHLIQFTKLLEKLNIHYGKSRNEPK comes from the coding sequence ATGAAAAGCGAATACATTAAATATGTGATGTACTTTTTATTGGCTGTGTTGCTTGTAATATTTGTACAAATGTATTTTCCAAACCCTATCAATTGGAACCGAAATTTTAATACGAATAGCAAAGATCCTTATGGTTTGTATGTTTTTAATGAGGAATTGCCACAGTTGCTTCCCAATCAAAATCTTACAAAAACCGCATTAACACCTTATGAATTTTTGTTGGAAAGTGAACAAATCTCTGCTGCCCAAACTACTTTTTTAATGGTTGAAGGCAATCAGTTTATTGACCATTCATCGGTTGAAAAACTGCTAGAACAGGTAAAAAATGGTGCCGATTTAATAATTGCTGCCGAAAGTTTTTATCAAGGAAGAAAGGCATTTTTAGACACTTTAAACATTCATTCACACGAAATTAAAACCAACAATCTGCATTTTGTTTCCTCACAAACACCAAACAAAGATACATTGGTTTTAAAAGATACATACAGCACCATTTTTACAGTAATAGATGCAGAAAAACATCAAGTTATTGCAAAAATGAACAACAATCCCGTGTTTTTGTCTTCAAAATTTGGAAAAGGAACGATTTATATCTGCTCCACTCCTATTTTGCTCACCAATTATTATTTGTTGAACGAAGATGAAAATACTGCAAGCTTTGCCGAAAATTTCACCTCTTTTTTGAAGAAGAAAAATGTAATTTGGTTCGATCAAAATCATCAATCAAATGAACTGGCAAACAATGAATCTATTTTTAAAGTTATCTTAAAAAATAAAAGTTGGCGTTTTGGATGGTACACGCTTGTGTGTGGGTTGATTTTGTTCTTAATCTTCTACGGAAAGCGTAAACAACGCATTGTGCCAATCATTGAACCCGTGAAAAACACTACCGTTGAATATATTGAAACCGTGGGGAATTTATATTTCCAAGAAAACGACCACACCCAATTGTTACAAAAGAAAATTCAGCATGCTTTGTATTTTATAAGAACAGAATGGAACATTTCAACCCAAACTATCAATCAAGAATTCAAAGAAAAATTAAAGCAAAAATCAATGGCTGCAGACAGCGATATTAATCAGTTTGTAACTTTTATACAACAATTTAATTTAAGCTATAAATACACTCAAAACCATTTAATTCAGTTTACAAAACTATTAGAAAAACTAAATATTCATTATGGAAAATCAAGAAATGAACCCAAGTAA
- a CDS encoding TrmH family RNA methyltransferase, whose protein sequence is MKQITSIHNQLVKDILQLQEKSKARKKTQLFVIEGKREIEIALKNAYKIDQLLICFDLFNETQFLDFKKMFTNETQFIELSKEVYQKIAYRESTEGVIAIAQAKTHTLQDLQLPKNPLIVVLESLEKPGNLGAVLRTADAAKIDAVLIADPKTDVYNPNIVRSSVGALFSNQIAVGTSTQIISYLKDKNIALFSAILQEAVPYYSVDFCQPSAIVMGTEATGLSQEWRKQATANIIIPMQGQIDSMNVSVAAAVLIFEAKRQRNQ, encoded by the coding sequence ATGAAACAAATTACCAGCATACACAATCAATTGGTGAAAGACATTTTGCAGCTGCAAGAAAAAAGTAAAGCCCGCAAAAAAACACAACTTTTTGTGATTGAAGGCAAGCGCGAAATCGAAATTGCCCTAAAAAATGCTTATAAAATAGATCAGTTGCTTATTTGCTTTGATTTGTTTAACGAAACACAATTTCTCGATTTCAAGAAAATGTTTACCAATGAAACACAATTTATTGAACTATCGAAAGAAGTATATCAAAAAATAGCATATAGAGAAAGCACAGAAGGTGTAATTGCCATTGCGCAAGCAAAAACGCACACATTGCAAGATTTACAATTGCCTAAAAATCCGTTGATTGTGGTTTTAGAATCATTAGAAAAACCCGGAAACTTAGGCGCTGTTCTTCGCACAGCAGATGCCGCAAAAATAGATGCCGTGCTGATTGCCGACCCAAAAACCGATGTGTACAACCCAAATATAGTGCGTTCTAGTGTGGGTGCTTTGTTTAGCAATCAAATCGCAGTGGGTACATCAACCCAGATTATTAGTTATTTGAAAGATAAAAACATTGCCCTTTTTAGTGCTATTTTGCAGGAAGCAGTGCCTTATTACAGTGTTGATTTTTGCCAGCCTTCAGCCATCGTAATGGGAACCGAAGCTACAGGTTTATCGCAAGAATGGCGCAAACAAGCAACAGCAAATATCATTATTCCCATGCAAGGACAAATTGATTCTATGAACGTTTCTGTGGCTGCTGCTGTATTAATTTTCGAAGCAAAAAGACAAAGAAATCAATAA
- a CDS encoding serine hydrolase domain-containing protein, which yields MKKFFVPLLIVGGLFTSSCDKNFDIAQVIQKRSELFKEKNKLISNDDPYSVKFNPVTPKYKLETREIIEDFYNNRINRGGFWGQFLVAKNGQIIFEDYQGYANYQKKEKINDSTPMHVASVGKVFTGVTVLRLIQKGKLSLDQKVQSILPNFPYEDITVRLLLNHRSGLPYYGHFTSKAGVWNNKVTLTNTDVLNLLATKSIKLDFRPNTRFTYSNTNYVILALIVEKITEKSFQNAMKELVLEPLKMNNTFVLESLENKYNITQSYYANNQIMRWDYLDGTYGDKNIYTTARDMLKLDKALYSDAFLNKTLKEQMYKGYSYEKAGENNYGLAIRMIEPKNGGNLYTFHNGWWRGNRTSYVTLRKDTITIICFNNHNSQLAYKTKELAPRLGNYPFIEIND from the coding sequence ATGAAAAAATTTTTTGTGCCGCTTCTTATTGTGGGTGGTTTATTTACCTCATCGTGCGATAAAAATTTTGATATTGCACAAGTTATTCAAAAAAGAAGTGAGCTTTTTAAAGAAAAAAATAAATTAATATCTAACGATGACCCTTATAGCGTAAAGTTTAATCCTGTTACTCCTAAATATAAATTAGAAACCCGAGAAATTATCGAAGATTTTTATAACAATCGAATCAATCGCGGTGGCTTTTGGGGACAATTTCTTGTAGCAAAAAACGGTCAAATTATTTTTGAAGATTATCAAGGATACGCAAATTATCAGAAAAAAGAAAAAATAAACGACTCTACTCCCATGCATGTCGCTTCGGTAGGTAAAGTTTTTACAGGTGTTACTGTGTTGCGATTAATCCAAAAAGGTAAACTATCGTTAGACCAAAAAGTGCAAAGCATTTTACCTAATTTTCCTTATGAAGACATCACGGTTCGCTTACTTTTAAACCATCGTTCGGGCTTGCCTTATTACGGACATTTTACTTCGAAAGCAGGCGTTTGGAACAATAAGGTGACTTTAACCAATACAGATGTTCTTAATTTATTAGCTACTAAAAGCATTAAACTTGATTTTCGTCCCAACACTCGGTTTACATATTCCAATACCAACTATGTGATTTTGGCTTTGATTGTTGAAAAAATCACCGAAAAATCATTTCAAAATGCAATGAAAGAATTGGTTTTAGAACCCTTAAAAATGAACAATACCTTTGTTTTGGAGAGTTTAGAAAACAAGTACAACATCACTCAATCATATTACGCAAACAATCAAATAATGCGTTGGGATTATTTAGATGGAACGTATGGCGATAAAAATATTTATACAACTGCCCGAGATATGTTAAAACTGGACAAAGCCTTGTATTCAGACGCTTTTTTAAACAAAACACTGAAAGAGCAAATGTACAAAGGTTATTCCTATGAAAAAGCAGGTGAAAACAACTATGGTTTAGCTATTCGAATGATTGAACCTAAAAATGGAGGCAATCTTTACACTTTTCACAATGGTTGGTGGCGAGGCAACAGAACCTCGTATGTAACTTTACGCAAAGACACAATAACCATTATTTGTTTCAATAACCATAATTCGCAGTTGGCGTACAAAACCAAAGAATTAGCACCGCGCTTGGGCAATTATCCATTTATAGAAATTAATGATTAA